The proteins below are encoded in one region of Neisseria macacae ATCC 33926:
- a CDS encoding HAD family hydrolase, translating to MIQAVLFDLDGTLADTALDLGGALNTVLRRHNLPEKSIAEIRPYASHGVAGLLKIGVGMTAEHPDFAAWRQECLEAYSLCYADKTTLFDGVNEMIAELDKRGIKWGIITNKPMRFTDKLVPKLGFAIPPAVVVSGDTCGESKPSVKPMLYACEQIHADPQHTVYVGDAERDMQAGRNAGMKTILADWGYIAAEDQTETWPFDQRIAAPSDLLKIL from the coding sequence ATGATACAAGCCGTATTGTTCGACCTCGACGGCACGCTCGCCGACACCGCCCTAGACCTCGGCGGCGCACTCAACACCGTATTGCGCCGCCATAACCTGCCCGAAAAAAGCATCGCGGAAATCCGCCCGTATGCCAGCCACGGCGTGGCCGGCCTTTTGAAAATCGGCGTCGGCATGACTGCCGAACATCCTGATTTCGCAGCATGGCGGCAAGAATGCCTTGAAGCATACAGCCTTTGCTATGCTGACAAAACCACGCTGTTCGACGGCGTGAACGAAATGATTGCCGAACTCGACAAACGCGGCATCAAATGGGGCATCATCACCAACAAACCCATGCGCTTCACCGACAAACTCGTCCCCAAACTCGGCTTCGCCATCCCGCCCGCCGTCGTCGTCAGCGGCGACACCTGCGGCGAATCCAAACCCAGCGTCAAACCCATGCTGTATGCGTGCGAACAAATCCATGCCGACCCGCAACACACGGTTTACGTCGGCGATGCCGAACGCGACATGCAGGCCGGACGCAACGCCGGCATGAAAACCATACTTGCCGACTGGGGCTATATCGCCGCCGAAGACCAAACCGAAACTTGGCCGTTCGACCAACGCATCGCAGCGCCTTCGGATTTGCTCAAGATTCTATAG
- a CDS encoding cation diffusion facilitator family transporter, whose amino-acid sequence MSTHHHEHHHHAHAHTHTANKKVLRVSFIIIAAFMLLEAFGGWLTHSLALLSDAGHMFSDAFSLGVALWAFKLGEKETTLQKTFGYKRFEILTAMFNGLSLVVIAVLIFYEAVKRLLYPPEIATLGMLVISVIGLLVNIGVAVYMLKNSDTEANVNMRGAYLHVLSDLLGSIGAIAAAVLMMAFGWKWADPLASVFVAALVGRSGWSLLKQTLHILMEGAPENIHTDDLLAVIRNTDGVKSVHDLHVWTITSNINVLSCHIVVDGSMTVAESEQIAYRIEHELSHKNIGHCTIQIESEHHPHPDSVLCANETDGAHHHH is encoded by the coding sequence ATGTCGACTCACCATCACGAACACCATCATCACGCACACGCCCACACGCATACCGCCAACAAAAAAGTATTGCGCGTGTCGTTCATCATCATCGCCGCCTTTATGCTGCTGGAGGCGTTCGGCGGCTGGCTGACTCACTCGCTCGCGCTGCTTTCCGACGCAGGGCATATGTTCAGCGACGCATTTTCCTTGGGCGTGGCGTTGTGGGCGTTCAAACTCGGCGAAAAAGAAACCACGCTGCAAAAGACCTTCGGCTACAAACGTTTTGAAATCCTCACCGCCATGTTCAACGGCTTGTCGCTGGTGGTCATCGCCGTGCTGATTTTCTACGAAGCCGTCAAACGCCTGCTTTATCCGCCCGAAATCGCCACGCTGGGGATGCTCGTCATCAGCGTTATCGGGCTGCTGGTCAATATCGGCGTGGCGGTTTACATGCTGAAAAACAGCGACACTGAAGCCAACGTCAACATGCGCGGCGCGTATCTGCACGTTTTAAGCGACCTTCTCGGCTCAATCGGCGCGATTGCCGCCGCCGTACTCATGATGGCGTTCGGCTGGAAATGGGCGGACCCGCTCGCCAGCGTGTTCGTGGCCGCGTTGGTCGGACGCAGCGGCTGGAGCCTGCTCAAGCAAACGCTGCACATCCTCATGGAAGGCGCGCCCGAAAACATCCACACCGACGACCTGCTCGCCGTTATCCGCAACACCGACGGCGTCAAATCCGTCCACGACTTACACGTCTGGACGATTACCAGCAATATCAACGTATTATCCTGCCACATCGTCGTGGACGGCAGCATGACCGTTGCCGAATCCGAGCAAATCGCCTACCGCATTGAACACGAGTTGTCCCACAAAAACATCGGACACTGCACCATCCAAATCGAAAGCGAACACCACCCGCATCCCGACAGCGTCTTGTGTGCCAATGAAACCGACGGCGCACACCATCACCACTAA
- a CDS encoding ferritin-like domain-containing protein, whose amino-acid sequence MKPDIYALLELALLSDDPDEKGRLTDEAFAAVQNMDGAEANAAPLDFRHAGRPPKPVLVAPSQLTPRKINTTEGYAAMLHAIAHIEFNAINLALDAAYRFRTLPFQFVRDWVRVAKEEVYHFRLMRERLRAFSFDYGDFEAHNHLWDMAYKTAYDPLLRMALVPRVLEARGLDVTPGIRAKVEQRGDSETCGVLDIIYRDEVGHVAIGNHWYQHLCRERGLEPVALFRSLIARYDMFIFRGYVNIEAREKAGFSRFELDMLEDFEQGLKQGKKVV is encoded by the coding sequence ATGAAACCTGATATCTATGCTTTGCTGGAACTTGCCCTGCTTTCAGACGACCCCGATGAAAAAGGACGGCTGACGGACGAGGCGTTTGCCGCCGTTCAGAACATGGACGGTGCTGAAGCAAACGCTGCGCCGCTGGACTTCCGCCACGCGGGAAGGCCGCCGAAGCCTGTTTTGGTCGCACCGTCGCAACTGACGCCGCGCAAGATAAACACGACCGAAGGCTATGCGGCGATGCTGCACGCGATTGCGCATATCGAGTTCAACGCCATCAATCTGGCTTTGGACGCGGCATACCGTTTCCGCACGCTGCCGTTTCAGTTTGTGCGCGACTGGGTGCGTGTGGCGAAGGAAGAGGTGTACCACTTCCGCCTGATGCGCGAAAGGCTGCGCGCTTTCAGCTTCGATTACGGCGATTTCGAGGCGCACAACCATTTGTGGGACATGGCGTATAAAACCGCCTACGACCCGCTATTACGCATGGCGTTGGTGCCGCGCGTATTGGAGGCGCGCGGGCTGGACGTTACGCCTGGGATACGCGCGAAGGTGGAACAGCGCGGCGATTCGGAAACCTGCGGCGTGTTGGACATCATTTACCGCGACGAAGTGGGCCATGTCGCTATCGGCAACCATTGGTATCAGCACCTCTGCCGCGAACGCGGTTTGGAACCTGTCGCCCTGTTCCGCAGTCTGATTGCCCGTTACGATATGTTTATCTTCCGCGGCTATGTGAACATCGAAGCGCGGGAAAAAGCGGGCTTCAGCCGCTTCGAGCTGGATATGTTGGAAGATTTCGAACAGGGTTTGAAACAAGGCAAAAAGGTCGTCTGA
- the lolA gene encoding outer membrane lipoprotein chaperone LolA: MMKQHNLFKFLAASALTATIGFAQAGAVDALKKFNNDADGISGSFTQTVQGKKKTQTAHGTFKILRPGLFKWEYTKPYKQTIVGDGQTIWLYDVDLAQVTKSAQDQTIGDSPAAILSNKNALDSSYSLKEDGSSNGIDYVLATPKKNNAGYQYIRIGFKGDNLAAMQLKDSFGNQTSISFGGLNTKPNLSRGAFKFTPPKGVDVLSN; the protein is encoded by the coding sequence ATGATGAAACAACACAACCTGTTCAAATTCCTCGCCGCTTCCGCACTGACCGCGACCATCGGTTTCGCACAGGCAGGCGCAGTGGATGCACTCAAGAAATTCAACAACGACGCCGACGGTATCAGCGGCAGCTTCACCCAAACCGTCCAAGGCAAAAAGAAAACCCAAACCGCACACGGTACTTTCAAAATCCTGCGTCCGGGCCTCTTCAAATGGGAGTACACCAAACCCTACAAACAAACCATCGTAGGCGACGGTCAAACCATTTGGCTCTACGACGTTGATTTGGCACAAGTGACCAAGTCCGCCCAAGACCAAACCATCGGCGACAGCCCCGCTGCCATCCTCTCCAACAAAAACGCCCTTGACAGCAGCTACTCCCTCAAAGAAGACGGCTCGTCCAACGGCATCGACTACGTTTTGGCAACGCCTAAGAAAAACAACGCCGGCTATCAATACATCCGCATCGGCTTCAAAGGCGACAACCTCGCCGCCATGCAGCTGAAAGACAGCTTCGGCAACCAAACCTCCATCAGCTTCGGCGGCTTGAACACCAAGCCCAACCTCTCACGCGGCGCATTCAAGTTCACCCCACCCAAAGGCGTGGACGTGTTGAGCAACTGA
- the tehB gene encoding SAM-dependent methyltransferase TehB: protein MDGQMALFCYQELPVWQADEIPDALRAGHAFDEGEWACLNVLQGRLKLTEADNASIELTAEDGDHMIAPQQQFTVEPLTDDTEIKLSLYCAAKDYFNKKYGMSATHSAVVAAENIVPAGKALDMGCGQGRNALFLGLKGFDVTAVDNNPQAVQNVNELARIEDLDVRAVEYDLNAANLQDHFDYIVATVVFMFLYPRFVPQVIADMQVHTNPGGYNLIVSAMDTEDFPCPMPFPFKFKEGELREYYRDWEIAEYKEELGAMHAKDAAGNPIQFKFVTMLAKKPEV, encoded by the coding sequence ATGGACGGACAAATGGCACTTTTTTGCTATCAGGAACTGCCGGTTTGGCAGGCAGACGAGATTCCCGACGCGCTGCGGGCGGGTCATGCGTTTGACGAAGGGGAATGGGCTTGCCTGAACGTATTGCAAGGTCGTCTGAAATTGACGGAAGCTGATAATGCTTCTATCGAGCTGACTGCCGAAGACGGCGACCACATGATCGCGCCGCAGCAACAGTTTACGGTCGAGCCTTTGACGGACGACACGGAAATCAAGCTCTCGCTTTATTGCGCGGCAAAAGATTATTTCAATAAGAAATACGGCATGAGCGCGACCCATTCGGCGGTAGTGGCGGCTGAAAATATCGTTCCTGCGGGCAAGGCTTTGGATATGGGCTGCGGTCAGGGGCGTAATGCGCTGTTTTTAGGTTTGAAAGGATTTGACGTAACCGCCGTGGACAACAATCCGCAGGCGGTGCAAAACGTCAACGAGTTGGCGCGCATCGAAGACCTTGACGTGCGGGCGGTGGAATATGATTTGAATGCCGCCAACCTTCAGGATCATTTCGACTATATCGTGGCGACCGTTGTGTTTATGTTCTTGTATCCGCGTTTCGTGCCGCAAGTGATTGCCGATATGCAGGTGCATACCAACCCGGGCGGCTACAACCTGATCGTTTCGGCGATGGACACTGAAGACTTCCCCTGCCCTATGCCTTTTCCGTTTAAATTTAAAGAAGGCGAGTTGCGCGAATACTACCGCGACTGGGAGATTGCCGAATACAAAGAGGAACTCGGCGCCATGCACGCGAAAGATGCGGCGGGCAATCCGATACAGTTTAAGTTTGTTACCATGTTGGCGAAAAAGCCTGAAGTATAA
- a CDS encoding IS5 family transposase has product MSTFFQQTAQAMIAKHIDRFPLLKLDQVIDWQPIEQYLNRQRTRYLRDHRGRPAYPLLSMFKAVLLGQWHSLSDPELEHSLITRIDFNLFCRFDELSIPDYSTLCRYRNWLAQDDTLSELLKLINRQLAEKNLKVEKASAAVIDATIIQTGGSKQRQAIEVDEEGQVSGQTTPSKDKDARWTKKNGLYKLGYKQHTRTDEEGYIEKLHITPANTHECNHLSPLLESIAEGTTVYADKGYDSKENRQHLEDHQLLDGIMRKAQRNRPLTEAQTKRNRYLSKTRYVVEQSFGTLHRKFRYARAAYFGLLKVSAQSHLKAMCLNLLKAANRLSVPVAA; this is encoded by the coding sequence ATGAGCACCTTCTTCCAGCAAACCGCACAAGCCATGATTGCCAAACACATCGACCGCTTTCCACTGTTGAAGTTGGATCAGGTGATTGATTGGCAACCGATCGAGCAATACCTGAATCGTCAAAGAACCCGTTACCTCCGAGACCATCGCGGCCGTCCCGCCTATCCCCTGTTGTCCATGTTCAAAGCCGTCCTGCTCGGACAATGGCACAGCCTCTCCGATCCCGAACTCGAACACAGCCTCATCACCCGCATCGATTTCAACCTGTTTTGCCGTTTTGACGAACTGAGCATCCCCGATTACAGCACCTTATGCCGCTACCGCAACTGGCTGGCGCAAGACGATACCCTGTCCGAATTGCTCAAACTGATCAACCGACAACTGGCCGAAAAAAACCTAAAAGTAGAGAAGGCATCTGCCGCCGTCATTGATGCCACCATTATTCAGACTGGCGGCAGCAAACAGCGTCAGGCCATAGAAGTCGACGAGGAAGGACAAGTCAGCGGCCAAACCACACCGAGTAAGGATAAAGATGCCCGCTGGACAAAGAAAAACGGCCTCTACAAACTCGGTTACAAACAACATACCCGTACCGATGAGGAAGGCTATATCGAGAAACTGCACATCACCCCCGCCAATACCCATGAGTGCAACCATCTTTCCCCTTTGTTGGAGAGTATTGCCGAAGGTACGACCGTTTATGCCGACAAAGGCTACGACAGCAAGGAAAACCGGCAACATCTGGAAGACCATCAGTTGTTAGACGGCATTATGCGCAAAGCCCAACGCAACCGTCCGCTGACGGAAGCACAAACCAAACGCAACCGATATTTATCGAAGACCCGTTATGTGGTCGAACAAAGCTTCGGTACGCTGCACCGTAAATTCCGCTACGCCCGGGCAGCCTATTTTGGTCTGCTCAAAGTGAGTGCGCAAAGTCATCTGAAAGCGATGTGTTTGAACCTGTTGAAAGCGGCTAACAGGCTAAGTGTGCCTGTTGCCGCCTAA
- a CDS encoding autotransporter outer membrane beta-barrel domain-containing protein, whose translation MRIKKSSSIVKKSNNCQLSTALTTLTCMLAGMFSTYTQAASIYGCDRSFFSNENANGCSASVGLGQKLDGSVTGGSAHKGSANNNRVNVAHSAHISGAVRGGSSTEKEANHNEVVIGNNVQIGTEKDSAFVSGGSSSESSAIFNAVRIGANAIINGFVEGGSASAVKTDEASRKNIEIDSSSNSVHIGDNSVVTGNVYGGSDGMLSSFNEVYIGNNVRVGPKLSDDQLVLGGIVTGGSAGHQTDYVHVVTNSNIVHIGDDFYAAQVLGGSSGKESSVIPENTENENRVTIGDRSRIFNVVAGNGTDKATVNKNELRIGKDANINMIRGGSAWNGSNVSENLVTIGANLTADEVIGGQAGLESEANNNTVMLGRNATVRDKLVGGVAVTRANGNKVMLNRDFKIANLSGGGATEEANNNIVTLLGRGEVSGVLYGGVSDKSAGNTLNLGNIEEPIEMNSISAGKVGYFNTYNFYLPNNTRNQDIALKLLGIEGDFDSVIDLGNATVNSYVPGDAALKAGDVVHLIQVDSTREIKWTGQGKVFQGVTLTHDLADIGVDEQSKNLDLVFRKNNIQSSTNVPANNNGSVNNTGAGNKNNGSNNSDTKISSANGSVNNTGTGNKNNASNNTDTTIPSANVNPKTKSLLQGRLVAPALINGGSAYLLEGGLESFYQNTNVDKNKANIGSNGFANVRADNREVTTGSHVKLKGMTFDAGYAWNKPLGLGNLTYGIAAEYGYTRYTSHLDDGTRGKGKAWYLGANTFGNYLWNNGLYMQGSLRAGRVSGDYHSNDFVHANGNQVNYDSNSNYIAGHIGAGKIWQLGSLNSLDTYIKYFDSYTSSDRTKLNSGETYNFSSVRSQRGRIGVQYNHQLAKTKLHFGLAHEREWNGHVRAQYQGLSLPSPTMKGGTTLGEAGMNYQLGSKQVNTALQAYGGRQRGAGLHFGVRF comes from the coding sequence ATGCGTATTAAAAAATCTAGCTCAATTGTAAAAAAAAGCAATAATTGTCAATTGAGTACAGCATTAACTACTCTTACTTGTATGTTAGCAGGTATGTTTTCGACATACACCCAGGCGGCATCGATTTATGGATGTGATAGAAGCTTTTTTAGCAATGAAAATGCCAACGGTTGCTCTGCATCAGTAGGATTGGGGCAGAAATTAGATGGCTCCGTTACTGGTGGCAGTGCCCACAAAGGCTCTGCTAATAATAATCGTGTCAATGTTGCACACAGCGCACATATTTCAGGTGCTGTTCGTGGTGGAAGTTCGACTGAAAAAGAAGCTAATCATAATGAAGTGGTGATAGGAAACAATGTCCAAATTGGTACAGAAAAAGATAGTGCATTTGTTTCGGGTGGTTCATCGAGCGAATCAAGTGCTATTTTCAATGCTGTGCGTATTGGAGCTAATGCAATAATAAATGGTTTTGTTGAAGGTGGTTCTGCTAGTGCCGTAAAGACAGATGAGGCCAGCCGAAAAAATATTGAAATAGATTCCTCCAGCAACAGTGTTCATATTGGGGATAATTCGGTTGTAACAGGAAATGTCTATGGCGGTTCGGATGGGATGCTATCTTCCTTCAACGAAGTCTATATCGGTAACAATGTCAGGGTGGGTCCGAAACTTTCCGACGATCAGTTGGTCCTTGGTGGAATTGTTACAGGCGGCAGCGCAGGACATCAAACTGATTATGTTCATGTTGTCACTAACTCCAATATCGTTCATATCGGAGATGATTTTTATGCCGCACAAGTACTCGGTGGTAGTTCAGGTAAAGAATCCAGTGTCATCCCTGAGAATACGGAAAACGAAAACCGCGTGACTATCGGAGACCGTAGCAGAATATTTAATGTTGTCGCGGGTAATGGCACAGACAAAGCGACTGTAAACAAAAATGAACTCAGAATCGGCAAAGATGCAAATATAAATATGATACGTGGTGGTTCTGCTTGGAATGGCAGCAATGTTTCTGAAAATTTGGTAACGATAGGTGCAAACCTGACTGCTGATGAGGTTATAGGCGGTCAAGCTGGCTTGGAGAGCGAGGCAAACAACAATACTGTCATGCTCGGCCGTAATGCGACAGTGAGAGATAAGCTTGTCGGAGGGGTGGCAGTCACACGTGCAAATGGCAATAAAGTTATGCTTAATAGAGATTTCAAGATTGCCAACCTCTCAGGAGGGGGGGCAACAGAAGAAGCCAATAATAATATCGTTACGCTTTTGGGCAGAGGCGAAGTTTCCGGTGTGCTCTATGGTGGTGTCAGCGATAAAAGTGCCGGTAATACGTTGAATTTGGGTAACATCGAAGAGCCGATAGAAATGAACAGCATATCTGCTGGTAAAGTTGGATATTTCAATACCTACAATTTTTATCTACCCAACAATACCCGTAATCAAGATATCGCATTGAAACTGTTAGGTATTGAAGGGGATTTTGATTCAGTTATAGATTTGGGTAATGCTACGGTTAACAGCTATGTACCGGGAGATGCTGCTTTGAAAGCAGGAGATGTCGTACATTTGATACAGGTAGATTCCACTAGGGAAATTAAATGGACAGGACAAGGAAAAGTATTTCAAGGCGTTACTCTAACCCATGATTTGGCAGATATTGGCGTAGATGAGCAGTCAAAAAACCTAGATTTAGTATTTCGCAAGAATAATATTCAAAGCAGTACAAACGTTCCAGCTAACAACAATGGCTCTGTGAATAATACTGGTGCAGGGAATAAGAACAATGGCTCAAACAATAGTGACACAAAAATATCCTCTGCTAATGGCTCTGTGAATAATACTGGTACAGGGAATAAGAATAATGCTTCAAACAATACTGACACCACAATACCATCTGCTAACGTAAACCCAAAAACTAAATCTTTGTTGCAAGGTCGTTTGGTTGCGCCAGCGTTGATTAATGGTGGTTCAGCTTACCTTTTGGAAGGTGGTTTGGAATCATTCTATCAAAATACCAATGTAGATAAAAACAAAGCAAATATCGGTTCTAACGGCTTTGCTAATGTCCGTGCCGATAACCGTGAAGTAACGACAGGCAGTCATGTAAAACTGAAAGGTATGACATTTGATGCAGGTTATGCATGGAATAAACCTTTAGGCTTGGGTAATCTAACATATGGTATTGCTGCCGAATACGGTTATACTCGTTATACATCACATTTGGACGACGGCACCAGAGGTAAAGGTAAGGCTTGGTACTTAGGTGCAAATACATTTGGGAATTACTTGTGGAACAATGGCTTGTATATGCAAGGCAGCCTTCGTGCCGGTCGTGTTTCAGGAGACTACCACAGTAACGATTTCGTGCATGCTAATGGCAACCAGGTTAACTATGACAGTAATTCCAACTACATAGCGGGCCATATCGGTGCAGGTAAGATTTGGCAGCTAGGCAGTCTAAATTCATTAGATACTTATATTAAATACTTTGACTCCTATACATCTAGTGATAGAACCAAGTTGAATTCAGGTGAAACGTATAATTTTTCTTCAGTTCGTTCACAAAGAGGCCGTATTGGCGTGCAATACAACCATCAGTTAGCCAAAACGAAACTGCATTTTGGTTTAGCTCATGAACGAGAATGGAATGGTCATGTACGTGCGCAATATCAAGGTCTCTCCTTACCTAGTCCGACTATGAAAGGAGGAACCACTTTGGGTGAAGCAGGAATGAATTACCAATTGGGCAGTAAACAAGTGAATACAGCTCTGCAAGCTTATGGTGGTCGCCAACGAGGTGCAGGTCTTCATTTTGGTGTGAGATTCTGA